The Thermus neutrinimicus DNA window GGCCCGGTAGGCCTCAATGTACTCCTCGGCCCGCTGGGAGAGCTCCTTCTCCGCCACCTTCGCCGCCCTGCCGGGATCCTCGGGAAGGTCCACGGGCTCGTGGGCGGCGACGCGGTTCCGGTCCCGGTGGGCCCTGCCCCCTGCGGTGTCGTAACGGGCCACCCAGACCCAGCGGCCGTCTTCGGGGTCCCACCACTCCAGCTGCACCGCCCAGGAGCGCAACTTCCCCCGCTCCACCTCCAAGGTGACCCGGAGGCGCCGGTCGGGGCCGATGACCACTTCCCGCCTACGGACCATCGCCCCAAGTTACCTTCTTCTCCCGGTCCTTAAGGGACCTAGAAGGC harbors:
- a CDS encoding DUF7718 family protein: MVRRREVVIGPDRRLRVTLEVERGKLRSWAVQLEWWDPEDGRWVWVARYDTAGGRAHRDRNRVAAHEPVDLPEDPGRAAKVAEKELSQRAEEYIEAYRAAKAQGR